One window from the genome of Xiphophorus hellerii strain 12219 chromosome 16, Xiphophorus_hellerii-4.1, whole genome shotgun sequence encodes:
- the arhgdig gene encoding rho GDP-dissociation inhibitor 3 yields the protein MLGLDVCEFGGQVLELLWLTMCYRGLLADKSNLAIEEEDEDRNLNYNPPTQKSLQEIQEMDKDDESLVKYKQTLLGPEAMSPDPTEPNVRVTRLILLCDDAPEPITMDLTGELSALKETSFTLQEGAKYRLKVYFKVNRDIVSGLKYRQVTYKKGVRKNTAVCMMGSYGPRAEEQEFLCPADEAPKGIMSRGQYAVKSCFTDDDKNVSLSWEWILNISKDGN from the exons ATGCTGGGTCTGGACGTGTGTGAGTTCGGGGGTCAGGTGCTGGAGCTGCTCTGGTTGACCATGTGCTACAGAG GTTTACTGGCTGACAAGAGTAATTTGGCCAtcgaggaggaagacgaggacaGGAACCTGAACTACAATCCGCCGACTCAGAAGTCGCTGCAGGAGATCCAGGAAATGGACAAAGATGATGAAAGTCTGGTGAAGTACAAGCAGACCCTGCTGGGACCAGAGGCGATGAGTCCAG ACCCGACTGAGCCCAACGTCAGAGTGACCAGACTCATCCTGTTGTGTGACGATGCTCCTGAACCAATCACCATGGACCTCACAG GAGAGCTGAGCGCTCTGAAAGAGACCAGCTTCACCTTACAGGAAGGAGCCAAATACAGGCTGAAGGTTTACTTCAAG GTGAACAGAGATATTGTGTCTGGCCTGAAGTATCGTCAAGTGACCTACAAGAAAGGAGTACGAA AGAACACCGCAGTGTGCATGATGGGAAGCTACGGCCCACGAGCAGAAGAGCAGGAGTTCCTGTGTCCCGCTGACGAGGCGCCTAAGGGGATCATGTCTCGAGGTCAATATGCGGTCAAGTCCTGCTTCACTGATGACGACAAGAATGTCTCCCTATCTTGGGAATGGATCCTCAACATCAGCAAGGATGGGAATTAA
- the rpusd1 gene encoding RNA pseudouridylate synthase domain-containing protein 1, with product MSSEPASIESLRVLYRSDDYIVVDKHWDIRIDSKMWYEKQTVQMQLQHHFPHLADPSTYYGFRFCHQLDFSTSGALCVALNKAAAGRAYRCFKDRTVTKAYLSLLRGWVENETQTLDFAIGKNSMEGKTHMMCIEGTEGCENPKPSQTELMVLEYGVYDGDPVTKVLLQPLTGRTHQLRVHCSEIGHPIVGDFTYSLGADDSPYRMMLHAYLLQIPLEPQQLLVTGGDPFIPAVDPKWVPQRSLRTLEATAEAVLEHSKTKEKERVVARSEGEKRKKSKQRRTGEESEEQRRVCQEWLSEWAGD from the exons ATGAGTTCGGAGCCAGCCAGCATTGAGAGCCTGCGTGTGTTGTACCGGAGCGATGACTACATCGTTGTGGACAAACACTGGGATATCCGTATAGACAGTAAAATGTGGTACGAAAAGCAGACCGTGCAGATGCAGCTTCAGCATCACTTCCCCCATCTGGCAGACCCCAGCACCTACTATGGGTTCAG GTTTTGTCACCAGTTGGATTTTTCCACCAGCGGAGCTCTTTGTGTCGCTCTTAATAAGGCTGCTGCTGGAAGGGCTTACCGCTGCTTTAAGGACCGCACTGTCACTAAGGCCTACTTGTCTTTG CTTCGTGGGTGGGTGGAAAATGAGACACAAACTCTGGACTTCGCTATTGGCAAGAACTCCATGGAGGGAAAAACTCACATGATGTGCATCGAAGGAACCGAAG GTTGTGAGAATCCAAAGCCTTCCCAAACTGAGCTGATGGTGTTAGAGTACGGGGTGTATGACGGCGACCCCGTCACTAAGGTTCTGCTGCAGCCGCTCACTG GTCGAACCCACCAGCTGAGGGTCCACTGCAGCGAAATCGGCCACCCCATCGTCGGAGACTTCACTTACAGCTTGGGAGCAGATGACTCTCCGTATCGCATGATGCTACATGCCTATCTCCTCCAAATTCCCCTGGAGCCTCAGCAACTTCTCGTCACTGGTGGAGACCCCTTCATCCCAGCGGTGGACCCTAAATGGGTCCCGCAGCGCTCACTACGGACACTGGAGGCCACTGCTGAGGCCGTTTTAGAGCACAGCAAGACTAAGGAGAAGGAACGAGTGGTGGCGAGAAGTGAGggggagaagaggaagaagagcaaGCAACGAAGGACTGGGGAGGAGAGTGAGGAGCAGAGGAGGGTTTGTCAGGAGTGGCTGAGTGAATGGGCTGGAGACTGa
- the slc25a17 gene encoding peroxisomal membrane protein PMP34, with the protein MTAEVFSYESLVHAVSGAVGSVTAMTVFFPLDTARLRLQVDENRKAKSTPAILADIVKEEGVLAPYRGWFPVICSLCCSNFVYFYCFHWMKASWLKSRQSTPTTDLIVGIVAGVINVLLTTPLWVVNTRLKLQGSKFRNSDIRPTNYAGILDAFKQIVRKEGVGALWNGTFPSLLLVLNPAIQFMIYEGLKRQLRRGASRELTSLEVFIIGAVAKAVATTVTYPLQTIQSVLRFGQVNTPTKKSKLLSSLQTLKGLLVNRARKHGVLGLFKGLEAKLLQTILTAALMFLLYEKIASSTFRVMGLSSGHYKRR; encoded by the exons ATGACCGCCGAGGTTTTCTCCTATGAGAGTTTGGTTCACGCTGTGTCAGGAGCCGTG GGAAGTGTGACTGCGATGACGGTATTCTTCCCTTTGGATACTGCCAGGTTACGGCTTCAAG TGGATGAAAACAGGAAGGCCAAATCCACACCTGCTATTCTGGCTGACATTGTGAAAGAAGAAGGAGT ACTAGCTCCCTACAGAGGATGGTTTCCTGTCATCTGTAGTCTTTGCTGCTCCAACTTTGTCTACTTCTACTGCTTCCACTGGATGAAAGCTAGCTGGCTGAAGAGCAGGCAGTCAACCCCCACCACTGACCTCATTGTCGGCATTGTTGCAG GTGTTATAAACGTGCTACTGACCACTCCTCTGTGGGTGGTCAATACCCGGCTGAAGCTCCAAGGCTCCAAGTTTCGCAATTCAGACATCCGGCCCACAAACTACGCTGGTATCCTGG ATGCATTTAAGCAGATCGTCCGTAAAGAAGGTGTTGGCGCCCTCTGGAACGGCACCTTCCCATCCCTGCTGCTGGTGCTCAACCCCGCCATTCAGTTCATGATTTACGAAGGTCTGAAGCGGCAGCTGAGGAGAGGGGCTTCCAGAGAG CTTACATCTCTGGAGGTCTTCATTATCGGGGCGGTCGCCAAAGCCGTCGCCACCACTGTTACGTACCCACTGCAGACGATACAGTCCGTCCTCAGG TTCGGTCAGGTCAACACACCGACAAAAAAGTCGAAGCTGCTGTCCAGCCTGCAGACCCTGAAGGGTCTACTGGTAAACAGAGCGAG GAAACACGGCGTATTGGGTCTGTTCAAAGGCCTGGAGGCCAAGCTGCTGCAGACCATCCTGACTGCTGCCCTCATGTTCCTTCTCTATGAGAAGATTGCCAGCAGTACCTTCAGAGTTATGGGACTGAGCAGTGGCCACTACAAGAGACGCTAA